One segment of Mycolicibacterium baixiangningiae DNA contains the following:
- a CDS encoding ester cyclase: MKDMDSIGIVHAFWDEVWNAHDPDAVDRFVVDDFVIVSGGETITGRENFKDWIRGFLASVDDLRLEVSESFQNEDGTRVASRWLLTGRNNGVLGTEPDQRDIALTGTAVWAVREDGRLTTNWVERSSWELSKRLS, translated from the coding sequence ATGAAGGACATGGATTCGATCGGCATCGTGCACGCGTTCTGGGACGAGGTGTGGAACGCCCACGACCCGGACGCGGTGGACCGGTTCGTCGTCGACGACTTCGTCATCGTCAGCGGCGGCGAGACGATCACCGGGCGCGAGAACTTCAAGGACTGGATTCGCGGGTTCCTGGCCAGCGTCGATGATCTGCGTCTGGAGGTCAGCGAGTCTTTTCAGAACGAGGACGGCACCCGGGTGGCGTCGCGGTGGCTGCTCACGGGCAGAAACAACGGAGTGCTGGGCACAGAGCCCGATCAGCGGGACATCGCGCTGACCGGAACTGCCGTGTGGGCGGTGCGGGAGGACGGGAGACTGACGACCAACTGGGTGGAGCGGTCCTCCTGGGAACTGTCCAAACGCCTCTCCTAA